One Erpetoichthys calabaricus chromosome 8, fErpCal1.3, whole genome shotgun sequence DNA segment encodes these proteins:
- the LOC127529060 gene encoding collagen alpha-1(III) chain-like encodes MPDGLGYLRVPRGERASHARSQRAAQPTSSCTESRVCPGMTSCAPSVGVLLITVLQLGRVLAQQNVVLGTCTYESQTYANKDVWKPEPCQICVCDDGAVLCDEVICDDEPLDCPSPEIPEGECCPICPTGSPPTKNPENNGGPTPPVSAFVSVCPSACLSV; translated from the exons ATGCCAGACGGCCTCGGCTATTTAAGGGTGCCGCGCGGAGAGCGGGCGTCTCATGCGAGGAGTCAGAGAGCTGCTCAACCGACGTCCAGCTGCACAGAATCTCGTGTCTGCCCAGGCATGACCAGCTGTGCGCCCTCCGTGGGCGTCCTCCTCATCACCGTGCTGCAGCTCGGCCGAGTCCTCGCGCAGCAGAACG TTGTTCTTGGCACGTGCACATATGAGAGCCAGACCTACGCCAACAAGGACGTGTGGAAGCCGGAGCCGTGCCAGATCTGCGTGTGTGACGATGGCGCCGTCCTGTGCGATGAAGTCATTTGTGATGATGAACCTTTAGACTGCCCGTCTCCCGAGATCCCAGAAGGAGAGTGCTGTCCCATCTGCCCCACGGGTTCACCGCCAACG aaaaatccagaaaataatGGTGGTCCGACACCACCGGTGAGTgcctttgtgtctgtgtgtccttctGCTTGTCTCTCTGTCTGA